In Candidatus Delongbacteria bacterium, the genomic window CAACGTCGACACCGACCTCCGCATCTACACGGGCACCTGCCCGGGCACGCTGACCCAGGTCTACTATCGCGACGGTGCCAGCGCCTGCGGTTGGGCCACCTACCTGAACTGCAGCGAGTTCACCTTCCTCGCGGGCGTGACCTACTATCTGCGCATCGACGAGTACACCAATGGCAACCTCGATGCCGGCCAGAACGTGACGACCGTTTGGACCGACTGCGCCCCGCCCCCGCCCCCGCCCGCCAACGACGTGGCCTCCGGCGCCTACCCGATGAACGTGGGTGACTGCGTCACGGGCAACACCCTGGCCCCCTACACGGACACTACGCTGGGCTATGCCGACGTGACGCACCTGTATTGCCCCTGGGCCGGCTACTACAGCGCCACGTCCACTGGTGCTTCCCGCGACGCCTGGTACCAGGTGACGGTCCCGGCCGGTGTGTATTCCTTCGACCTGACCGGCTCGAGCTATGACACCGCCATCGGTGTGTGGGATGCCACGGGCGCCCTGGTCGCCGGCAACGATGACTTCACCGGCTTGACCTCCAAGGTCGAGTGCTGCGCGCTGCCCGCCGGCACCTATTTCATCTCCGTGGACGGCTACGGCTCGGCTGTCGGCGACTTCAACCTGTGCGTGTCCGCCTGCGCCCCGGTGGAAGCCAGCGACCTGCCCTCGGCCTTCAGCC contains:
- a CDS encoding T9SS type A sorting domain-containing protein yields the protein MNNVKTLVLLSLVAGLTAPVLAADKSDAEQKAAWEAGNVNQIIMNDCATAYPIPFGTSDFYGDGSMLWFTWTGTGSGLTLQTCGGITNVDTDLRIYTGTCPGTLTQVYYRDGASACGWATYLNCSEFTFLAGVTYYLRIDEYTNGNLDAGQNVTTVWTDCAPPPPPPANDVASGAYPMNVGDCVTGNTLAPYTDTTLGYADVTHLYCPWAGYYSATSTGASRDAWYQVTVPAGVYSFDLTGSSYDTAIGVWDATGALVAGNDDFTGLTSKVECCALPAGTYFISVDGYGSAVGDFNLCVSACAPVEASDLPSAFSLSQNVPNPFNPTTSINFTMNVTSDASLKVFDLAGREVATLVSGVVESGQHTVNFDASNLSSGVYFYTLQANGSVETKKMVLMK